In one window of Candidatus Sulfuricurvum sp. RIFRC-1 DNA:
- a CDS encoding molybdopterin-dependent oxidoreductase: protein MNQATACPLDCYDACRILLDENQKLKGDKTHPVTRGFLCPNLNHFTEQDRLITPKLRGQDISMETAIQTLIDVLQSSKSDSVLYYRGSGNVALMQRVSEHFFASIKAVGTSGSLCDGAGEAGVLAGRGKNEVLTPQMIAQSEVVIFWGRNPHTTHSHLLPFLEGKTIIVIDPIKTPMAQKADLHIQIKPHCDLHLALLLSRFAMIEGLHDKEFLEEHASEYNDFYELTQSVRIKATLDAIDVSLGQIGAMLELIQGKKTAVLVGIGVQKYRNGADVLRAIDAFGAIMGLFGKCGSGVSYLGNSLSGIELPFKSISHRVSKPTVDFSKYNCVFIQGGNPLSQMPNTAVVRERFASSGFSVYFGLYENETSRLADLVIPAKTFLEKNDFRSSYGDYTLQEMPRLLKSEIGICEYELTRQLCEAFGVELESEEYYLDFFRQQIEFSEGVGYRSNSPKITYAEGFENGEFEFLDEVDLEIDKEEGFYLITSKYTKGLNSQFKRAEGVYLHPEAGFEEGEIVQLSSHTGTVDMPVRHNASLRRDCVLIYSGTPHVNVLTPSLLSYEGESAVYQENKIKVTKK from the coding sequence ATGAATCAAGCTACTGCCTGCCCTCTCGATTGTTACGATGCATGCCGTATACTCCTGGATGAGAATCAGAAGCTAAAGGGCGATAAAACCCATCCTGTTACGCGAGGTTTTTTGTGCCCGAATCTCAACCATTTCACAGAACAGGATCGTTTGATTACTCCCAAGCTTCGAGGGCAAGATATTTCGATGGAGACAGCGATACAAACTCTGATAGATGTATTGCAAAGTTCTAAAAGCGATTCTGTCCTTTACTATCGCGGAAGCGGAAATGTTGCTCTGATGCAGCGTGTAAGTGAGCATTTTTTCGCTTCTATCAAAGCAGTCGGAACCTCTGGATCGTTATGCGACGGTGCAGGAGAGGCCGGTGTATTAGCGGGACGCGGTAAAAATGAGGTATTAACACCGCAGATGATAGCACAGAGCGAGGTGGTGATTTTTTGGGGACGCAACCCCCATACGACCCACTCTCATCTGTTACCGTTTTTGGAGGGGAAGACGATCATTGTGATCGATCCGATAAAGACTCCAATGGCACAAAAGGCCGATTTACATATTCAAATCAAACCTCATTGCGATTTACATTTGGCATTACTGCTCAGCCGATTCGCCATGATTGAAGGGTTGCACGACAAAGAATTTTTAGAAGAACATGCCAGCGAGTACAACGATTTTTATGAACTAACCCAGAGTGTTCGAATCAAAGCGACCCTTGATGCAATCGATGTGAGTCTAGGGCAAATCGGAGCAATGCTGGAATTGATTCAGGGAAAAAAGACAGCTGTTTTGGTCGGTATCGGTGTTCAGAAATACCGTAACGGTGCCGATGTACTCCGCGCTATTGATGCCTTTGGAGCAATTATGGGACTTTTTGGCAAGTGCGGAAGCGGAGTAAGTTATCTTGGGAATTCTCTGAGTGGTATCGAACTTCCGTTTAAGAGTATTTCTCATCGTGTCAGTAAGCCAACAGTTGATTTTTCGAAGTATAATTGTGTTTTTATTCAAGGTGGCAATCCCCTCTCACAAATGCCCAATACGGCAGTGGTAAGAGAACGGTTTGCCTCCTCAGGATTTAGTGTTTATTTCGGATTGTATGAAAACGAGACTTCTCGCTTGGCTGATTTGGTGATACCGGCAAAAACATTTTTAGAAAAAAATGATTTTCGCAGTTCGTATGGTGATTATACGCTTCAAGAGATGCCACGATTGCTCAAGAGTGAGATCGGGATCTGCGAATATGAATTGACTCGGCAGTTGTGCGAAGCGTTCGGAGTAGAGTTGGAGAGCGAAGAATATTATCTGGATTTTTTTCGACAACAAATCGAGTTTTCTGAGGGTGTCGGATATCGTTCAAATTCTCCTAAAATCACCTATGCAGAGGGATTTGAAAACGGTGAATTTGAATTTTTAGACGAGGTCGATTTAGAGATTGATAAAGAAGAGGGATTTTATCTCATCACCTCGAAATACACAAAAGGGCTTAATTCGCAGTTTAAAAGGGCTGAGGGAGTTTATCTCCATCCTGAGGCAGGATTTGAAGAGGGGGAGATCGTTCAGCTCTCTTCGCACACGGGAACGGTTGATATGCCAGTGCGGCATAATGCCTCTTTGAGGCGCGATTGCGTGCTGATTTATTCAGGAACTCCCCATGTGAATGTACTTACTCCTTCATTGCTAAGCTATGAGGGGGAGAGTGCCGTGTATCAAGAAAATAAAATAAAGGTGACAAAAAAATGA
- a CDS encoding aspartate aminotransferase family protein has product MTKNFDNYVLPTYGRQNVSFTAGKNAILIDSEGKEYIDFAAGIAVCSVGHANDRLTKAICDQVSKVIHVSNLYYIEPQAECARRIVQLSGYDMKCFFGNSGAEANEGAIKIARKYGEIEGQPKRYKIITLDHSFHGRTITALKATGQESMHNYFGPFPDGFVYAKNIDEIESLIDDHTVAVMIELVQGEGGVQPQDRTKVQALAAMLKSRDILLMVDEVQTGIYRTGEFLASNLYGIEPDVITLAKGLGGGVPIGVVMTSKKDIFAPGDHGSTFGGNYLSTAAANEVLDILEEIKESGELDEHLLYFETSLAKFASAHPAIFLEHVGLGMMRGLRVVDADTLGKIINAAREAGVIVLKAGRNTLRFLPPLTITKADIDEGFARLEKAIATL; this is encoded by the coding sequence ATGACTAAAAATTTTGATAATTATGTATTGCCGACGTATGGACGCCAAAACGTCAGTTTTACGGCAGGAAAAAATGCGATTCTGATCGACAGTGAGGGGAAAGAGTACATTGATTTTGCAGCGGGAATCGCAGTGTGCAGTGTCGGACATGCTAATGACCGTCTTACCAAAGCAATATGCGATCAAGTTAGTAAAGTGATCCACGTATCGAATCTCTATTACATCGAACCCCAAGCCGAATGTGCACGCCGTATCGTTCAGCTGAGCGGCTATGACATGAAATGTTTTTTCGGCAACAGCGGTGCCGAAGCAAACGAAGGGGCTATTAAAATTGCCCGCAAGTACGGAGAGATAGAAGGGCAGCCAAAGCGCTATAAAATCATCACGCTCGATCACTCCTTCCACGGTCGTACGATTACGGCGCTCAAAGCGACGGGACAAGAGTCGATGCATAATTATTTCGGTCCGTTTCCAGACGGATTTGTGTATGCCAAAAATATCGATGAGATCGAATCATTAATCGATGATCATACGGTTGCGGTGATGATCGAATTGGTACAAGGGGAGGGTGGAGTCCAGCCACAGGATCGCACGAAAGTGCAAGCATTAGCTGCGATGCTCAAATCACGCGATATCTTACTGATGGTGGATGAAGTGCAGACGGGAATTTACCGCACAGGTGAGTTTTTGGCTTCAAACCTTTATGGGATCGAACCCGATGTTATCACGTTGGCAAAAGGGCTTGGCGGGGGTGTCCCGATCGGTGTCGTTATGACAAGTAAAAAAGATATTTTCGCCCCAGGAGATCACGGATCGACTTTCGGGGGGAACTACCTCTCAACCGCAGCGGCGAATGAGGTGCTTGACATCCTTGAAGAGATTAAAGAGAGCGGCGAACTGGATGAACATCTCCTCTATTTCGAAACGTCTTTAGCGAAATTCGCAAGTGCTCATCCTGCGATTTTCTTAGAGCATGTCGGTTTGGGAATGATGCGCGGGCTTCGTGTCGTAGACGCTGATACTTTGGGTAAAATTATCAATGCCGCACGTGAAGCAGGGGTAATCGTCCTCAAAGCGGGGCGCAATACCCTTCGCTTCCTCCCGCCGCTCACGATCACCAAAGCGGACATCGATGAGGGGTTTGCGCGTCTTGAAAAAGCGATCGCAACTCTTTAA
- a CDS encoding SAM-dependent methyltransferase, with product MQFSEYMEQWLYGAEGYYASYRPIGKKGDFYTAVSTSKFFGGSIANHIIKRIDDGFLRSDSLICEIGAHHGYLLADIIEFIHTLRPQLVQSLRFGIIERFENLRMAQQNYFDESFGNAVSLEHYSDLCELNEQSTFFIANEIFDAFSCELFYKGKIAHVENHEIHFDIDDPKIAALAQKYQQDRGEIVLGYESFAHAMQKSSKRFEFMSFDYGELSARSDFSIRVYQTHQTFPLFDEALNRSESFGKSDITYDVNFTHVKDAYAESGVACAQYATQLVALVEMGILDLLAMLKEHAGEDIYAQELEKVKILITPSLMGERFKMIRFVKE from the coding sequence GTGCAATTTAGCGAGTATATGGAGCAATGGCTTTATGGAGCCGAGGGGTATTATGCCTCGTATCGTCCGATCGGTAAAAAAGGGGATTTTTACACGGCGGTGAGTACGTCCAAATTCTTTGGAGGCTCTATTGCCAATCATATCATCAAACGCATCGATGATGGGTTTTTACGTTCCGACTCGCTCATCTGTGAGATCGGTGCCCATCACGGCTATTTACTCGCCGATATCATCGAGTTTATCCATACCCTCCGACCGCAATTAGTGCAGAGTCTTCGATTTGGGATCATAGAGCGGTTTGAAAACCTAAGGATGGCTCAACAAAATTATTTTGACGAATCGTTCGGCAATGCGGTTTCTTTAGAACACTACAGCGATTTGTGTGAACTGAATGAACAATCGACTTTTTTTATCGCCAATGAGATTTTTGATGCGTTTTCGTGTGAGCTTTTTTACAAAGGGAAAATTGCGCACGTGGAGAATCATGAAATCCATTTCGATATTGATGATCCTAAAATTGCTGCATTGGCACAAAAATATCAGCAAGATCGTGGGGAAATTGTTTTAGGATACGAATCATTCGCTCACGCGATGCAAAAGAGCTCGAAGCGGTTTGAGTTTATGAGCTTTGATTACGGTGAACTGAGTGCACGGAGTGATTTTTCGATCCGTGTCTACCAAACGCATCAAACCTTTCCCCTCTTTGATGAAGCACTCAATCGCTCTGAATCTTTTGGAAAAAGCGATATCACGTATGATGTCAACTTTACGCATGTGAAAGATGCCTACGCAGAGTCAGGAGTAGCGTGTGCCCAGTATGCAACTCAGTTGGTCGCATTGGTCGAAATGGGGATTCTGGATCTTCTTGCGATGCTTAAAGAACATGCCGGAGAGGATATCTATGCCCAAGAGCTGGAAAAAGTAAAAATTCTCATCACCCCCTCGTTGATGGGGGAACGATTTAAGATGATACGGTTTGTTAAGGAGTAA
- a CDS encoding ankyrin repeat domain-containing protein gives MRLALITIFISTLLYGGVLHDYAYEGNSEKIKAHLKLHKNVDEQNKAGLTALHVAIKMGDLKISQLLLDYGADINAQDFQGNTPLILAIKKKDLELVTFVVMRKADVNLANNDGITPLHQAAFSGNEKVVDFLLKAKADPNVKNNDGATPYDFAMAKKNFAIAQLIKMSM, from the coding sequence ATGCGTTTAGCTTTAATCACTATTTTTATTTCAACACTCCTTTATGGAGGAGTTTTACATGATTATGCTTATGAGGGAAACAGTGAAAAAATCAAAGCACACTTGAAACTTCATAAAAATGTTGATGAGCAAAACAAAGCCGGATTGACGGCACTGCATGTGGCTATCAAAATGGGTGATTTGAAAATTTCTCAGCTTTTGCTCGATTACGGTGCCGATATCAACGCACAGGATTTTCAGGGTAATACTCCGCTGATTTTAGCGATAAAGAAAAAAGATTTGGAGCTGGTTACGTTTGTAGTGATGCGCAAAGCCGACGTCAATCTCGCCAATAACGACGGGATTACACCGCTCCATCAAGCCGCATTCAGCGGAAATGAAAAAGTGGTCGATTTTCTCCTAAAAGCGAAAGCTGATCCGAATGTAAAAAATAATGACGGAGCAACACCGTATGATTTCGCAATGGCAAAGAAAAATTTTGCTATTGCCCAACTGATTAAAATGTCGATGTAG
- the thiS gene encoding sulfur carrier protein ThiS, with translation MQIKVNGEMREIAEGSSMLDLIRSLGLEERVMASALNMEIVKQDAWSSTLLKEGDTIELLDFVGGG, from the coding sequence ATGCAGATAAAAGTAAACGGTGAGATGAGGGAGATAGCAGAGGGATCGAGTATGCTCGATCTTATCAGGTCTTTGGGATTGGAAGAGCGTGTTATGGCATCGGCTTTGAATATGGAGATTGTGAAACAAGACGCTTGGAGCAGTACCCTTTTAAAAGAGGGTGATACGATCGAATTGCTTGATTTTGTTGGGGGAGGGTGA
- the acpS gene encoding holo-ACP synthase encodes MIGIDLIKLDRMKRFMERFGDRGLHKFLSENEVLLIKNYRNAAGFWAAKEACAKALGCGIGHECGFHDILLSKTPKGAPLIDLSVHVKEAFAIQSLSVSITHDGEYAIAVVALESNILR; translated from the coding sequence ATGATCGGCATCGACCTCATCAAACTCGATCGGATGAAACGTTTTATGGAGCGTTTCGGCGACCGTGGTCTTCATAAATTTTTATCCGAGAATGAAGTTCTTTTAATCAAAAACTATCGTAACGCCGCCGGTTTTTGGGCAGCCAAAGAGGCATGTGCTAAAGCTTTGGGATGCGGTATAGGGCACGAATGCGGATTTCATGACATCCTCCTCTCCAAAACACCCAAAGGTGCACCCCTCATCGACCTCTCAGTCCATGTCAAAGAAGCGTTTGCTATCCAAAGCCTCAGCGTCTCGATCACCCATGACGGAGAGTATGCGATTGCTGTCGTTGCACTCGAATCCAATATCTTAAGGTAA